The following are encoded in a window of Chitinophagaceae bacterium genomic DNA:
- a CDS encoding cyclase, which yields MQMLDMTPSTSTRVLVKHKIKDWDAWKKVFDADKPNRTNAGLTDRALGYEAGDNHMVSMVFLVSDMKKADDFSKSEALKKKMEEAGVEGPPTFFYYNQVKKY from the coding sequence ATGCAGATGCTGGATATGACCCCTTCCACAAGTACACGGGTGCTGGTAAAGCATAAGATTAAAGACTGGGATGCATGGAAAAAAGTATTTGATGCCGACAAACCTAACAGAACCAATGCCGGCCTTACTGACCGTGCACTCGGATATGAAGCAGGTGACAACCACATGGTATCAATGGTATTCCTTGTTTCGGATATGAAAAAGGCCGATGACTTCTCCAAATCAGAAGCACTTAAAAAGAAAATGGAAGAAGCCGGCGTGGAAGGCCCTCCAACTTTCTTCTATTATAACCAGGTTAAAAAATATTGA
- a CDS encoding CPBP family intramembrane metalloprotease codes for MLGIIIQLLVSWLLIWLFEKKGLGVLGFYPTRSRLTGFALLFIITALCCASDFLMRMLFARQQWQLNPALSAALIFNGIWWNIKSVLFEEFIFRGALMYILVKKLGAAKAIIISAISFGIYHWFSFEVFGNPVQMLIVFITTGVMGLLYAYAYAKTFSLYFPIAIHLGWNLTRSVVFSETIIGNQLLVQVKPVPEVSVGYFVYFCILLLPMLSAMLINFFLLRRMKQATPDNKKAAG; via the coding sequence ATGCTCGGCATCATCATTCAGCTTCTCGTTTCCTGGCTGCTCATCTGGCTTTTTGAGAAAAAAGGGCTGGGCGTATTGGGATTTTATCCCACCCGGAGCCGGTTGACCGGTTTTGCCCTGTTATTCATCATTACTGCCCTGTGCTGTGCCTCTGATTTTTTAATGCGGATGCTTTTTGCCAGGCAGCAATGGCAACTGAATCCAGCGCTTAGTGCTGCCCTTATCTTCAACGGTATTTGGTGGAATATTAAATCGGTTCTGTTTGAAGAGTTCATCTTCCGCGGGGCACTGATGTATATCCTGGTCAAAAAACTGGGTGCCGCAAAGGCCATCATCATCTCGGCAATTTCCTTCGGTATCTACCATTGGTTCTCGTTTGAGGTATTCGGTAACCCCGTACAGATGCTGATCGTTTTTATTACTACCGGGGTCATGGGTTTATTGTATGCCTATGCATATGCAAAGACCTTCTCGCTGTATTTCCCCATTGCCATTCACCTTGGCTGGAACCTGACAAGAAGTGTGGTCTTTTCTGAGACCATTATCGGCAACCAGTTGCTGGTGCAGGTAAAACCGGTGCCGGAGGTTTCGGTTGGTTATTTTGTTTATTTCTGCATCTTGCTCCTTCCTATGCTGAGCGCCATGCTGATCAATTTTTTCCTGTTGAGGCGGATGAAACAGGCTACCCCGGATAATAAAAAAGCTGCTGGCTAA